The Anas platyrhynchos isolate ZD024472 breed Pekin duck chromosome 1, IASCAAS_PekinDuck_T2T, whole genome shotgun sequence genomic sequence CCCTGGCAGCAAGGAGAGCctggcagcacccagcctgTGTGTATGGGGGCACAGACGAGAGGCCGGGGGGGATCAGCCCCCTCTCCACTTGTTAAACCACATCTGGACGCTGCTGTGAGTTTTGGGCCCCCAGCACATGAAAGACCTCAACAAACCACCCCGAGTTCAGGGGGGAGTCCATGGGGGTGGTCATGAGCTGAACCTGTCTAaccatcaggaagcacttctctGCTGAGGAGGTGATGAACCCCGGGCCTGTGGGATCTCCTGCCCTGGAGATCTTCACAAGCTGCCTTGaaatggtcctgggcagcctgctctaggtggCTCTGCTTCAGCAGGGGTTGGGCCAGAtgaccttcagaggtccctgccaacctcagccattctgtcaTTCAGTGATGCTGTGAGCACTTGCCCTGTgaggagggagctgggcagAGACTGAGGCTTGCTCAGCCTTCAGGAGAGAAGCTTCCAACCCAGCAGCAAGCTGATGGCTCCTACAGGGAGGTTACTGAGGAGCCGGAGCCAGGCTCTGCGCAGTGCTGCAGGCTGGAGAGCCCACAGACAGGCAGAAATGTGAGTTTCAGGCTGGATCTTGGGAAAGGCATCCCACGAGGACTGTCCGggactggagcaggttgcccagcgGGGCTGTGCAGCCTCCACCTGCGCAGGTTTTCACGATGCTGAATAAAGCCatgagcagcctgctctgagcccACAGCTGCCCCTGCAGGTGGTTGGACCAGAGGCCCCCCGAGGTCTCCAAGCCCCCCCGCACTGTTCCTCTGCCCAGGTtccagctgcctccagcccccccccccgcccagcCCCTGCACCCTTTACCGAGCGCTGCTGGGGGTCCCCGAGtgcccccatcccccccccctccacagCCGGGACAGCAgcgggggggcgggagggggcagagggaggcggccgggacggggcggggggggggggcccagcTGCCCCGCACGGCCTGGCACGGCCGGGGCACAACAAAGGGCGCAGTGAGCGGGGGGAGCGCAGctgggccgggggggggcggccgggcaCGAGGAAcgcccgcggggctgcgccgcgCTGACAGCGGCCGGGCGGGGGCCGGCAGCGGgcgagggggctgggggagagcagGGGGGGGTCCCACAGCGGAGGGGGGGTCCCACAACGTTTATTGACACTCGGAAAAGAGACGCGCGCGGAGAAGGATAAAACCCGCTGGGCTCGGGGTAGGCGCCGGCAGCCCCCGGCTCCCGCCGGGCCCTCAGCTGGGGGGGGCCCCGCGTGCCCGCCCCCCCGCCAGGCGCCGCAGGAAGCCGAGCAGCGCCGAGCCCTCGGAGGGGGCAgcgcgggccgggccgggggcgccGGGCCCCTTCCGCTGGAACAGCCCGAAGAAGGGCGCGGGGGCtggggcggggggctcgggcGGCCGGGGCTCGGGGCCCCCCCGCGGCTCGGGCAGCGCGGGCAGCTCGGGGGCCGTGTGGCGCCGCtgcagggccgggggggcggcgaAGGGCGGCGGCAGGGCGGGgagcgggcggggggcgcccGGCTCCGCGTCCCGCGCCGAGCAGGAGGCGACGGAGCGGCGCTTCTGCCGCTggagctccagctgctgccgccgccgccgcgcctgCTCCCGCGCCCGGTTCtcctgcggggagggggggggggggcggcggcgtcagggcgcggcgggggccggggggcggcggcgcggggcgggcggggcgggccGGTACCTGCACGGCGCCGAGGAAGCGCCCCGCGAAGCCGTGCAGCACCGcgcacagctcctgcagcccgcCCGGCGCCGCCTCCTCGCAGTAGAAGTCGAGCGCGGCGGCCGCGGTGCGGTGCAGCCGCTCCATCGCCGCCCGCGTCCCGCGCAGCTCCTCCTCGGCCGCCCGCAGGAACGGCGGCAGCCgcggccccagccccgccgcgccCAGGCTCCGCGCCCCGGCCAGGCGCCCCGACAGCCGCCGCAGCTCCCCCTCCACCTCCGCCTGCTCGATCCTGCGGGGCGCGGGACCCCCGTGGCACGGCCCCGCCTCGCCCCGCGCCCGGTGCCGGCCCCACGCGGACCGCGCCCGTCCCGGGGCAGGGCCCACGcgcgtcccggggaccgggaaGCCCTTACCGCGAGGCCGGGCCCACGTGCGGCAGCTTGCTCGGGAAGTccagcaggtccctctgcaTCCTCGCCGCCTCCTGCAGGGCACGGCAGACAGAGCGcggcccccgcagcaccggGACAGtcggggggggcacccccacTGCCAGGCAGAGCCGCAGCCCCAcggagcagagcagctgctgcccactcccCCGTGGGGCTGGTGGCCAGGGCAGGGCGCACACCCCCAAGGCCCCAGACGGATGCAACACGAGGATGGTGCGGGCACAACCTGACTGTTAACACCTGCACTGAAAGCAACTCGTGCAAGTAGTAGACGTGCCTGGAAATGACAGACACCGCCTCGAGGGCACacggggattttgggggatacgtagcagcagtggcagcagggtCCACACCTGGCCCCAGAGGAACAGGCCAATGCCAAGGGACAGCACGGAAGCAGAGGGGAGCAAGCATGCTACTGGCAGAGGCAAGGGCAGCAATGGCTCTACAGGGACAGAACTAGGGAGTGCATGAGCCAAAACACGTGCTGGAGCGCATCTGCAAGGAAAACAGCCTCCTCCACATGTGCGGGCTGGGTGTATCTCAGCCAGGGCGGCATGGGAACGACCTTGGGCATGGCAGGGGAGGGAGCGggaggctgcaggcacacagcacagcatgTGGGGAcactgccccagctcctgctgcacctcaTGGCAGCCCAAGATGGAGCTGAGGCAGCACACATTGCTGCTGCCCAAGGTGGCACATGAGAATCATAGATGCCACTGGTGGGGTGGTGGGGTTTGACAGCAGGTCTGAGGAGAGCAGAAGAGCAGCACAGGCAGTGAGACCATGCCCATGGCAGCCAGGCCTGGAGCTGCTCCAAGGGCCAGGGAGAGGAGCAAGGGGTGTGGGGACCCCTCAGCAGGGAGAAGCTCTCAGTATGAACTCAGTGCTCTGCCATGAACAAGACCCTCACTTGTAAGCCCATCCCCAGGGGCAGCGTGCCCAAGCTCACCATGGCCACGAAGTGCAGCAGGTCCACGCCTGGCTCGTTGGCCTTGGTGTCAGGCAGCTTCAGCAGCG encodes the following:
- the LOC119717197 gene encoding FH2 domain-containing protein 1-like, with the translated sequence MGSPRRPQPPPPPPPPLPPAVPSPPAAARGERLRALHWEPLPAARVRGRRSVWAPRPPPPPLDLPRLRLLFREPRGATPGQRPTPAAALLEPKRSLALGVFLKQLKRPVRQIVRDIQEGIGAPYGAEKLLELSRLLPGAAEVARLRAFSGSPWQLPDPELFMLLLTEVPSYTQRLELLVLQEEFFPRLSALRGSIQTLTDAATELLECEELHTILHLILSTGNHLNSGGYAGSAVGFRIASLLKLPDTKANEPGVDLLHFVAMEAARMQRDLLDFPSKLPHVGPASRIEQAEVEGELRRLSGRLAGARSLGAAGLGPRLPPFLRAAEEELRGTRAAMERLHRTAAAALDFYCEEAAPGGLQELCAVLHGFAGRFLGAVQENRAREQARRRRQQLELQRQKRRSVASCSARDAEPGAPRPLPALPPPFAAPPALQRRHTAPELPALPEPRGGPEPRPPEPPAPAPAPFFGLFQRKGPGAPGPARAAPSEGSALLGFLRRLAGGRARGAPPS